A single region of the Enterobacteriaceae endosymbiont of Donacia tomentosa genome encodes:
- the holA gene encoding DNA polymerase III subunit delta → MTMNNFFLNKFDNCIYNKKYFCYIITGSEFFFIRRSIDILFRKLNKLEYIKCNSIIIDINIDWSYIFSKFSTMDFFCKKQFIHLIILDKKILLKYQSKLMYLTKLVRNTNILILEINNETNQNIDNIIKNIINNNDYIFLKKYNKLSNTNLANWIKYRVQQLNLLIDNNILDLLQYFCSGNLNFLNQILTSFSLKEKDNHVTVDMIFSFINNTKYIKNNDLISSILSGNIQNSINIINKIKYMQENPYIILNKLQKSIILLLKIYRSIKKYSIEIVFKKFFIISITKQNLFKIILKRINSHKLYLLIKLLLEIEIKIKSFQTNNYIEKYFWIDLEKLVFLFL, encoded by the coding sequence ATGACAATGAATAATTTTTTTTTAAACAAATTTGATAATTGTATTTATAATAAAAAATATTTTTGTTATATAATTACTGGTAGTGAATTCTTCTTTATAAGAAGAAGTATCGATATTTTATTTAGAAAATTAAATAAGTTGGAATATATAAAATGTAATTCTATTATTATAGATATAAATATAGACTGGAGTTATATTTTTTCCAAATTTTCTACAATGGATTTTTTTTGTAAAAAACAATTTATACATTTAATTATTTTAGATAAAAAAATATTATTAAAATATCAAAGTAAACTAATGTATTTAACTAAATTAGTTCGTAATACAAATATACTAATTTTAGAAATAAATAATGAAACAAATCAAAATATTGATAATATAATAAAAAATATTATAAATAATAACGATTATATTTTTTTAAAAAAATATAATAAATTAAGTAATACTAATTTAGCTAATTGGATTAAATATAGAGTTCAGCAATTAAATTTGTTAATCGATAATAATATTTTAGATTTGTTACAATATTTTTGTTCAGGTAATTTAAATTTTCTAAATCAAATTTTAACCTCTTTTTCTTTAAAAGAAAAAGATAATCATGTTACTGTAGATATGATTTTTTCATTTATTAATAATACTAAATATATAAAAAATAATGACTTAATTAGTTCTATTCTATCAGGTAATATACAAAATAGTATTAATATAATTAATAAAATTAAGTATATGCAAGAAAATCCATATATTATTTTAAATAAATTACAAAAAAGTATTATTTTACTTTTAAAAATATATAGAAGTATAAAAAAATATTCTATAGAAATAGTTTTTAAAAAATTTTTTATAATTTCAATAACTAAACAAAATTTATTTAAAATCATTCTGAAAAGAATTAATAGTCATAAGTTATATTTATTAATTAAATTATTATTAGAAATAGAAATAAAAATAAAGTCTTTTCAAACAAATAATTATATAGAAAAATATTTCTGGATAGATTTAGAAAAATTAGTTTTTTTATTTTTATAA
- a CDS encoding porin, with amino-acid sequence MKYNILKIMVLFFFFVNIANANGFYKQKNKIDSYMFLKFQNLVSKKNTNFSKEDVKSNFIFGLKGMSNIIGNNINSFAQIELSLPANKTEINKDINPSIRLGFIGLQLNKNNFIDYGRNYGILYDSTSYIDKDPFLDNSNVMFNHNDLFMFGRANNILTYRNKNFFDLIPGLNIAIQYQRANNNSTNILEKNNAGLGASIEYSIKDTGVSIIGAYFKSSRMKDDELLNNISINKHINNNDNDNSKLKDVNGYAFGAKYSKNNLYLATVFSGSYNGLIYIDQNSKFNMLFGENIKNLEIIGQYKFNKNFKTTVSYIQSQGYNIPSGKNYIGGIVDLSKYFTISTTYMVNKNLSASLGYKINLLNNNNEYIKNNRIFNGNVLGFGLVYHFKL; translated from the coding sequence ATGAAATATAATATATTAAAAATTATGGTTTTATTTTTCTTTTTTGTAAATATTGCAAATGCTAATGGGTTTTATAAACAAAAAAATAAAATTGATTCATATATGTTTTTAAAATTTCAAAATTTAGTTTCGAAAAAAAATACTAATTTTTCAAAAGAAGATGTTAAATCTAATTTCATTTTTGGTTTAAAAGGAATGTCCAATATTATTGGAAATAATATAAATAGTTTTGCTCAAATAGAATTAAGTTTACCTGCTAATAAAACAGAAATAAATAAAGATATCAATCCTTCAATACGTTTAGGTTTTATAGGATTACAATTAAATAAAAATAATTTTATAGATTATGGAAGAAATTATGGAATATTATATGATTCAACTTCCTATATAGATAAAGACCCTTTTTTAGATAATAGTAATGTTATGTTTAATCATAATGATCTTTTTATGTTTGGAAGAGCAAATAATATATTAACATATAGAAATAAAAATTTTTTTGATCTAATTCCAGGATTAAATATTGCTATACAATATCAAAGGGCAAATAATAATAGTACAAATATTTTGGAAAAAAATAATGCTGGTTTAGGTGCTTCTATAGAATATAGTATAAAAGATACTGGAGTTAGTATTATTGGTGCTTATTTTAAATCTTCAAGAATGAAGGATGATGAATTATTAAATAACATTTCAATTAATAAACATATTAATAATAATGATAACGATAATTCTAAATTAAAAGATGTTAATGGTTACGCATTTGGGGCAAAATATAGTAAAAATAATCTTTATTTAGCTACTGTTTTTAGTGGTTCATATAATGGACTAATATATATAGATCAAAATAGTAAATTTAATATGTTATTTGGAGAAAATATTAAAAATTTAGAAATTATTGGACAATATAAATTTAATAAAAATTTTAAAACAACTGTTTCATATATACAATCACAAGGTTACAATATACCTTCTGGAAAAAATTATATAGGTGGTATTGTAGATTTATCAAAATATTTTACTATCAGTACAACATATATGGTTAATAAAAACTTATCAGCATCTCTTGGTTATAAAATTAACTTATTAAACAATAATAATGAATATATAAAAAATAATAGAATTTTTAATGGTAATGTTTTAGGATTTGGTTTAGTTTATCATTTTAAACTTTAA
- the rodA gene encoding rod shape-determining protein RodA, which produces MLIKNVKKFMYSKLHTDPILVILIILILILSLIITSSVCGIHYNLFRNKLIQICIGLVVMMISAQIPPYIYKKGSVLFYLFCVILLIIVHIMGHTSKGAQRWLDLGFLKFQPSEIVKIAVPLIIMHIINDKYPIDIKTFFKTIIIISIPCILVAKQPDLGTAILISMSGLIVLFLSGLSWLIIINSFLLLIICTPVIWFLLLHDYQKERILILLNPERDFLGKGYHIVQSKIAIGSGGLFGKGWKYGTQTQLGFLPEKYTDFIFSALAEEFGFLGVLLVITLYTLLISRGLYLALQTKNLFGKIMISEIILIFFLCVFINIGMVSGLVPVVGIPLPLISYGGSSLIVFMANFGIAMSIYTHDK; this is translated from the coding sequence ATGTTAATAAAAAATGTAAAAAAATTTATGTACTCAAAATTACATACAGATCCCATCTTAGTGATATTAATTATATTAATTTTAATATTAAGTCTTATAATCACATCAAGTGTTTGTGGCATACATTATAATTTATTTAGAAATAAATTAATCCAAATTTGTATAGGTTTAGTAGTTATGATGATAAGCGCACAAATTCCGCCATATATTTATAAAAAAGGATCTGTTTTATTTTATTTATTCTGTGTCATTTTATTAATAATAGTACATATTATGGGCCATACATCAAAAGGGGCTCAAAGATGGTTAGATTTGGGTTTTCTTAAATTTCAACCATCAGAAATAGTTAAAATAGCAGTACCACTAATAATTATGCATATTATTAATGATAAATATCCTATTGATATAAAAACATTCTTTAAAACTATAATTATTATTTCTATACCTTGTATTTTAGTAGCGAAACAACCTGATTTGGGTACTGCAATACTTATTAGTATGTCTGGATTAATTGTATTATTTTTGTCTGGATTATCTTGGTTAATTATTATTAATAGTTTTTTATTATTAATAATTTGCACTCCCGTAATATGGTTTTTATTACTACATGATTATCAAAAAGAAAGAATTTTAATTTTATTAAATCCAGAACGAGATTTTTTAGGTAAAGGATACCATATTGTTCAATCTAAAATAGCAATTGGTTCTGGAGGTTTATTTGGCAAAGGATGGAAATATGGCACACAAACACAATTAGGTTTTTTACCAGAAAAATATACTGATTTTATTTTTTCTGCATTAGCAGAAGAATTTGGTTTCTTAGGGGTATTATTAGTAATTACTTTATACACATTATTAATATCAAGAGGATTATATTTAGCATTACAAACAAAAAATCTTTTTGGAAAAATAATGATTAGTGAAATAATATTAATTTTTTTCTTATGTGTATTTATCAATATTGGGATGGTGAGTGGGTTAGTTCCGGTTGTAGGAATTCCGTTACCTCTAATTAGTTATGGAGGATCATCTCTTATAGTTTTTATGGCTAATTTTGGAATTGCAATGTCTATTTATACACATGATAAATAG
- the rpsA gene encoding 30S ribosomal protein S1, which produces MTEYFAQLFEKSLKNKIVNIGSIIPGKVISIEKDSVLVDAGLKSEALIPIEQFKNSKGNIEIKIGDIVDLALDAIEDGFGGTILSREKAKRHESWLMLEQANVNNTNIIGIINGKVKGGFTVDLNGIRAFLPGSLVDIRPIRDTSHLEGKELEFKVIKLDQKRNNVVISRKAVIELENSVERDQLLNIMYEGMEIKGLVKNLTDYGAFVDLGGVDGLLHITDMAWKRVKHPSEVVSIGEEILVKILKFDKEKTRVSLGLKQLGEDPWVSISKRYPENSKLIGRVTNLTDYGCFVEIEEGVEGLVHVSEMDWTNKNIHPTKIVTVNAEVEVMVLDIDEERRRISLGIKQCTLNPWLEFAKIHKKGDHVQGKIKSITDFGIFIGLNGGIDGLVHLSDLSWIYNGEDEVCKYKKGENITAIVLQVDSERERISLGIKQLTEDPLNYYFKKQKEKKFVTGIITNIDEKNIKIKFSDGIIGNAKLSEQKNCKIDNIFKYFKVGNSVEGKINNIDRKNRIINIILNMKNIENKSIKKNKKDNNFSNVMAEAFKAAKCE; this is translated from the coding sequence ATGACTGAATATTTTGCTCAATTATTTGAAAAATCGTTAAAAAATAAAATTGTTAATATAGGATCTATAATACCGGGTAAAGTCATTTCTATTGAAAAAGATTCGGTTTTAGTTGATGCTGGGTTAAAATCGGAAGCGTTAATTCCGATTGAACAATTTAAAAATTCGAAAGGTAATATTGAAATTAAAATAGGAGATATTGTTGATTTGGCTTTAGATGCCATAGAAGATGGTTTTGGGGGGACTATTCTTTCTAGAGAAAAAGCTAAAAGACATGAATCATGGTTAATGTTAGAGCAAGCTAATGTCAATAATACTAATATTATAGGCATAATTAATGGTAAAGTTAAAGGAGGTTTTACTGTAGATTTAAATGGTATTAGAGCTTTTTTACCTGGTTCTTTGGTAGATATTAGGCCAATTAGAGATACCTCACATTTAGAAGGTAAAGAATTAGAATTTAAAGTGATAAAATTAGATCAAAAACGTAATAATGTTGTTATATCTCGAAAAGCAGTAATAGAATTAGAAAACAGTGTAGAAAGAGATCAATTACTTAATATTATGTATGAAGGCATGGAAATTAAAGGATTAGTTAAAAATTTAACTGATTATGGAGCTTTTGTAGATTTAGGTGGAGTTGATGGATTATTACATATCACTGATATGGCTTGGAAAAGAGTGAAACATCCAAGTGAAGTTGTAAGTATTGGAGAAGAAATCTTAGTTAAGATATTAAAATTTGATAAAGAAAAAACTCGAGTATCTTTAGGATTAAAACAATTAGGAGAAGACCCTTGGGTTTCTATTTCTAAACGTTATCCAGAAAATAGTAAATTAATAGGACGTGTAACTAATTTAACTGATTATGGCTGTTTTGTGGAAATTGAAGAAGGGGTAGAAGGTTTAGTACACGTATCGGAAATGGACTGGACAAATAAAAATATTCACCCCACAAAAATTGTAACTGTAAATGCTGAAGTAGAAGTAATGGTATTAGATATTGATGAAGAAAGAAGAAGAATTTCTTTAGGGATAAAACAATGTACTTTAAATCCATGGCTTGAATTTGCAAAAATTCATAAAAAAGGAGATCATGTTCAAGGAAAAATAAAATCCATAACAGATTTTGGTATTTTTATTGGTTTAAATGGAGGTATTGATGGTTTAGTACATTTATCTGATTTATCTTGGATTTATAATGGTGAAGATGAAGTATGTAAATATAAAAAAGGAGAAAATATTACAGCTATAGTTCTTCAAGTTGACTCTGAAAGGGAGAGAATTTCTTTAGGGATAAAACAATTAACTGAAGATCCTTTAAATTACTATTTTAAAAAACAAAAAGAAAAAAAATTTGTTACTGGTATTATCACTAATATTGATGAAAAAAATATAAAAATAAAATTTTCTGATGGCATTATAGGAAATGCCAAATTATCAGAACAAAAAAATTGTAAAATTGATAATATTTTTAAATATTTTAAAGTAGGAAATTCTGTGGAAGGAAAAATTAATAATATTGATCGTAAAAATAGAATAATAAATATTATTTTAAATATGAAGAATATAGAAAATAAAAGCATTAAAAAAAATAAAAAAGACAATAATTTTTCTAATGTAATGGCTGAAGCTTTTAAAGCTGCTAAATGTGAATAA
- the mrdA gene encoding penicillin-binding protein 2 has protein sequence MKSRQDFLQNYKIRLEIFSKRILISIQISSLLLIVLIYNLYNLQITNFNKYNIRAKKNYTKNLYVEPSRGFIYDRNGVPLAINKINYQLEVIPNNIKNISKTVTDLYKIIKFNNSKENIITFLEKKKKHDQFIPVVLKTNLTDIEIAKFSINRYKLSGVYLQIYQKRFYPYKNAFSHVIGYVSIISSKDVKNLKKKNISNRYFSNVLIGKTGIEKYYEHFLHGEKGHKKVAINSKGDIIYTIYKKKPYSGHDIYLTIDLKLQKYIYSLMADSRSAVIISNPKNGNILAMVSTPSFNPNIFINGLNRKNLNILLNNPNKPLINRTIQGIYPPASTIKPYLSLTALKLNLIGKNTILFDPGWWKIPKTNKSYKDWKKNGHGYLNVIKALQESSDSFFYRIAYDLGINKIHDWMVKFGYGQLTNIDLYNEKLGNMPTKKWKIKNIQAPWYIGDTISVGIGQSYWNATPIQMHNALIILINNGVLSRLHLLKKIIASNNVYYYKPKHQKIISTPINIWNIIKHGMYNVANKKKGTMYTYLHSTKNYKIAAKTGTAQVFSLKNKKIYNINTIEERLRDHKLVIAFAPFNNPIIAMTIIIENNNSHKILIGVTTRKIFDYILKKK, from the coding sequence ATGAAATCACGTCAGGATTTTTTACAAAATTACAAAATAAGACTAGAAATATTCTCTAAAAGAATATTAATCTCAATACAAATATCCTCATTACTATTAATTGTTTTAATATATAATTTATATAATTTACAAATTACAAATTTTAATAAATATAATATAAGAGCTAAAAAAAATTATACTAAAAATTTATATGTAGAACCTAGTAGAGGGTTTATATATGATAGAAATGGTGTCCCATTAGCAATTAATAAAATAAATTATCAATTAGAAGTAATTCCTAATAACATTAAAAATATTTCAAAAACTGTTACAGATTTATACAAAATTATAAAATTTAATAATTCTAAAGAAAATATAATTACTTTTTTAGAAAAAAAAAAAAAACATGACCAATTTATACCAGTAGTATTAAAAACAAATTTAACTGATATTGAAATTGCTAAATTTTCTATAAACAGATATAAATTATCTGGAGTATATTTACAAATATATCAAAAACGTTTTTATCCTTATAAAAATGCATTTTCGCATGTTATTGGTTATGTATCAATAATTTCTTCTAAAGATGTAAAGAATTTAAAAAAAAAAAATATATCTAATAGATATTTTTCTAATGTTTTAATAGGTAAAACAGGAATTGAAAAATATTATGAACATTTTTTACATGGAGAGAAAGGTCATAAAAAAGTTGCTATAAATAGTAAAGGTGATATTATATATACAATTTATAAGAAAAAACCATATAGTGGACATGATATTTATTTAACCATTGATTTAAAATTACAAAAATATATTTATTCATTAATGGCTGATAGTCGTTCTGCTGTTATTATAAGTAATCCTAAAAATGGAAATATTCTAGCTATGGTATCTACACCTAGTTTCAATCCTAACATATTTATTAATGGATTAAATCGAAAAAATTTAAATATTTTGTTAAATAATCCTAATAAACCTCTTATTAATCGTACTATTCAAGGAATATATCCTCCTGCATCAACTATTAAACCATACTTATCTTTAACTGCTTTAAAATTAAATTTAATAGGAAAAAATACAATTTTATTTGATCCAGGATGGTGGAAAATTCCTAAAACTAATAAATCTTATAAAGATTGGAAAAAAAATGGTCATGGGTATTTAAATGTTATAAAAGCATTACAAGAATCTTCTGATTCTTTTTTTTATCGTATAGCTTATGATTTAGGTATTAATAAAATTCATGATTGGATGGTTAAATTTGGTTATGGACAATTAACAAATATTGACTTGTATAATGAAAAATTAGGAAATATGCCTACAAAAAAATGGAAAATTAAAAATATTCAAGCCCCATGGTATATAGGTGATACTATTTCTGTAGGTATTGGACAAAGTTATTGGAATGCTACTCCTATACAAATGCATAATGCGTTAATAATTTTGATTAATAATGGGGTTCTTTCTAGATTACATCTTTTAAAAAAGATAATAGCAAGCAATAATGTTTATTATTACAAACCAAAACATCAAAAAATTATAAGTACTCCAATTAATATTTGGAACATAATTAAACATGGCATGTATAATGTAGCTAATAAAAAAAAAGGAACTATGTATACATATCTTCATTCTACAAAAAATTATAAAATAGCAGCAAAAACTGGTACTGCTCAAGTTTTTAGTTTAAAAAATAAAAAAATTTATAATATTAATACTATTGAAGAAAGATTAAGAGATCATAAACTTGTTATTGCTTTTGCTCCTTTTAATAATCCTATAATAGCAATGACAATTATTATTGAGAATAATAATAGTCATAAAATATTAATAGGTGTTACTACCAGAAAAATTTTTGATTATATTTTAAAAAAAAAATAA
- the aroA gene encoding 3-phosphoshikimate 1-carboxyvinyltransferase — protein MKNILTLPSVNKIQGCIKLPGSKSISNRALLLSSLAQGTTKLINLLNSDDIHHMLNALKLLGIKFTLSCNNKICTIIGNNGIIKPKKQLELYVGNAGTVIRPLTALLSLNDNCDIVLTGEPRMKERPIKDLVDTLRYGGAKIKYLEKKNYPPIYLGGGFTGTKNIQIEGSISSQFLTSLLIICPLIEHNTSITIKNNLVSKPYIDITIKLMAIFGIKVKNNNYKNFIITGKQKYISPGEYIIEGDASSASYFLSAAAIKGGKIKLININKNSIQGDIKYVTILQKMGAIIHYGKNYISCTRNILNAINMDMNDIPDVAMTIAVTGLFANGVTTIKNIYNWRVKETDRLTAMSNELKKTGANVITGRDYIVITPPKNIKKAIIETYNDHRMAMCFSLLSLSNNLVSIINPQCVNKTYPNFFKEFKKICFYN, from the coding sequence ATGAAAAATATTTTAACACTTCCATCTGTAAATAAAATCCAAGGTTGTATTAAGTTGCCCGGGTCAAAAAGTATTTCTAATAGAGCATTATTATTGTCTTCTTTAGCACAAGGAACTACAAAATTAATTAATTTACTTAATAGCGATGATATTCATCATATGTTAAATGCATTAAAACTATTAGGAATAAAATTTACTTTATCATGTAATAACAAAATATGTACAATTATTGGAAATAATGGAATTATTAAACCAAAAAAACAATTAGAATTATATGTTGGAAATGCAGGTACAGTAATTAGACCGCTAACAGCACTATTATCATTAAATGATAATTGTGATATTGTTTTAACTGGAGAGCCTCGCATGAAAGAAAGGCCGATAAAAGATCTTGTTGATACTTTAAGATATGGCGGAGCTAAAATAAAATATTTAGAGAAGAAAAATTATCCTCCTATATATTTAGGAGGAGGATTTACAGGAACAAAAAATATACAGATAGAAGGATCTATTTCCAGTCAATTTTTAACTTCTTTATTAATTATTTGCCCTTTAATAGAACACAATACTTCAATAACTATCAAAAATAATTTAGTATCAAAACCTTATATTGATATAACAATTAAATTAATGGCTATCTTTGGGATAAAAGTTAAAAATAATAATTATAAAAATTTTATAATTACTGGAAAACAAAAATACATCTCTCCCGGAGAATATATAATAGAGGGTGATGCTTCTTCTGCATCATATTTTTTATCTGCTGCAGCAATAAAAGGAGGTAAAATTAAATTAATAAATATTAATAAAAATAGTATTCAGGGAGATATAAAATACGTAACTATTTTACAAAAAATGGGCGCAATAATACATTATGGTAAAAATTATATTAGTTGTACTCGTAATATCTTAAATGCTATTAATATGGATATGAATGATATTCCTGATGTAGCAATGACTATTGCTGTTACTGGTTTATTTGCGAATGGAGTAACGACTATTAAAAATATTTATAATTGGCGTGTCAAAGAGACTGATCGTTTAACAGCAATGAGTAATGAATTAAAAAAAACTGGTGCTAATGTGATAACAGGAAGAGATTATATTGTAATTACTCCTCCAAAAAATATTAAAAAAGCTATAATTGAAACTTATAATGATCATCGTATGGCCATGTGTTTCTCATTATTATCATTATCTAATAATTTAGTAAGTATTATTAATCCTCAATGTGTTAATAAAACATATCCAAATTTTTTTAAAGAATTTAAAAAAATTTGTTTTTATAATTAA
- the serC gene encoding 3-phosphoserine/phosphohydroxythreonine transaminase: MKKIFNFSPGPASLPIEVLKQAQSELLNWNKLNISVMEISHRNKNFVHLIEEIKDDLRELIKIPLNYDILFCQGGARTQFSAIPMNLLYYNQNADYANIGHWSSKAIEEAKKYCIPNIINTVKIKNNLYYIKKMQNWDLDKNSKYLHYCSNETIEGLSVNEEPNFKNKIVIADLSSSILTEEININNYSMIYASAQKNIGPAGLTIIIIKKDLISKNKKKRKELPSVLDYQIISKYNSMFNTPPTFSLYLSGLVLKWLKKIGGVKYISNINRKKAKLLYNTIDRSNIYTNKISKHNRSITNVVFHLPNTNMEKNFLKNSEKNGLYYLKGHSIIGGIRASIYNAMPIEGIKKLINFMNDFEKMYS; this comes from the coding sequence ATGAAAAAAATATTTAATTTTAGTCCAGGTCCTGCTTCATTGCCTATAGAAGTTTTAAAACAAGCACAAAGTGAATTATTAAATTGGAATAAATTAAATATATCGGTAATGGAAATTAGTCATCGTAATAAGAATTTTGTTCATTTAATTGAGGAAATTAAAGATGATTTACGTGAATTAATTAAAATTCCTTTAAACTATGATATATTATTTTGTCAAGGAGGTGCTAGAACACAATTTTCTGCTATACCAATGAATTTATTATATTATAATCAGAATGCGGATTACGCTAATATTGGGCATTGGTCTAGTAAAGCAATAGAAGAAGCTAAAAAATATTGTATACCTAATATAATTAATACGGTTAAAATTAAAAATAATCTTTATTATATTAAAAAAATGCAAAATTGGGATTTAGATAAAAACTCAAAATATTTACATTATTGTTCTAATGAAACAATAGAAGGTCTTTCTGTAAATGAAGAACCTAATTTTAAAAATAAAATTGTCATAGCAGATTTATCATCTTCTATTCTAACAGAAGAAATAAATATTAATAATTATAGTATGATTTATGCTAGTGCTCAAAAAAATATTGGTCCAGCAGGATTAACAATAATCATCATAAAAAAAGATTTAATATCTAAAAATAAGAAAAAACGTAAAGAATTACCTTCTGTATTAGATTATCAAATTATATCAAAATATAATTCCATGTTTAATACCCCCCCTACATTTTCATTGTACTTATCTGGATTAGTATTAAAATGGTTAAAAAAAATAGGAGGAGTAAAATATATTAGTAATATAAATAGGAAAAAAGCAAAATTATTATATAATACTATAGATAGAAGTAATATTTATACAAATAAAATCTCAAAACATAATAGATCAATTACAAATGTTGTTTTTCATCTACCTAATACTAATATGGAAAAAAATTTTTTAAAAAATTCAGAAAAAAATGGATTATATTATCTTAAAGGACATAGTATTATAGGAGGAATAAGAGCATCTATATATAATGCTATGCCTATAGAAGGAATAAAAAAATTAATAAATTTTATGAATGATTTTGAAAAAATGTATTCATAA
- a CDS encoding MBL fold metallo-hydrolase encodes MNYIIIPVTNFSQNCYIIWCKKTLHTAIIDPGGEYKKIINVLAKNKNLHIKKILITHGHLDHIGAAYILSKIYKVPILGPHKKDIFWIKNIKLQKEIFQLPECIFKNNIWLEHNQIIFVGNFFLKIYHSPGHTPGHIIFFNKLNNILFSGDIIFKGSIGRTDLPKSNYNDLLNSIKNNILSLSSNNITILPGHGKITNIYQEILSNPFLKFYKNKI; translated from the coding sequence ATGAACTATATAATAATACCTGTTACTAATTTTAGCCAAAATTGTTACATCATATGGTGTAAAAAAACATTACATACTGCAATTATAGATCCTGGAGGGGAATATAAAAAAATTATTAATGTTTTAGCGAAAAATAAGAATTTACATATAAAAAAAATATTAATAACACATGGACATTTAGACCATATTGGGGCTGCTTATATTTTATCTAAAATTTATAAAGTACCTATTTTAGGTCCGCATAAAAAAGATATTTTTTGGATAAAAAACATTAAATTACAAAAAGAAATTTTTCAATTACCTGAATGCATATTCAAAAACAATATATGGTTAGAACATAACCAAATTATTTTTGTTGGAAACTTTTTTTTAAAAATATATCATTCTCCTGGACATACTCCTGGACATATCATTTTTTTTAATAAATTAAATAATATTTTATTTTCAGGAGATATTATTTTTAAAGGAAGTATTGGAAGAACAGATTTACCGAAAAGTAACTACAATGATTTATTAAATTCAATAAAAAATAATATACTTTCATTAAGTTCTAATAATATAACTATTTTACCTGGTCATGGTAAAATTACTAATATTTATCAAGAAATTTTATCTAATCCCTTTTTAAAATTTTATAAAAATAAAATCTAG